From Sulfuracidifex tepidarius, one genomic window encodes:
- a CDS encoding RNA-guided endonuclease InsQ/TnpB family protein — protein sequence MWRAKEKSNTIQLSFKYRIYPTREAEEKLLRVMEIEAKVYNALLDAVNNARKERKKITPKDTQAMLKDLKIEGKELVYSKVPQMVNNQLWYNINALHELKKKGKKAGKLRYKKIMKTINYNQSGFKVQGDRLVLSKIGEVKVLFHRPLEGEVTGVIIKRGATGWYAIFQVEVEKKPLEKTGKVVGIDLGVEKLVTTSDGIVIENPRVFDKVEGKIKILQRSLTRKKRGSRNYEKTRKKLVKLHEHVKNLMSDYIHKVTSWLVEQYDEIYMEGLDVKEMVENNESKTLRKHILHSNFSKFMSYLSYKAERAGRRVVKVNPAYTSRTCARCGYVKKDLTLDDRIFVCPKCGWVADRDYNASLNIFHAGSGLPLKPVDRKPLLYIPFSEGVYSKFPGRSRKSPSRGGDAPSVRAG from the coding sequence CAATTCAACTCTCGTTCAAGTACAGGATTTACCCGACAAGAGAAGCAGAGGAGAAACTCCTCCGCGTCATGGAGATTGAAGCTAAAGTGTACAACGCGTTGTTAGATGCAGTAAATAATGCAAGAAAAGAGAGGAAAAAGATAACACCTAAGGACACTCAGGCAATGTTGAAGGATCTGAAAATAGAAGGGAAGGAACTAGTTTATTCTAAAGTCCCTCAAATGGTGAACAACCAATTATGGTACAACATTAACGCTCTTCACGAACTGAAGAAGAAAGGAAAGAAAGCGGGAAAATTGAGGTATAAGAAAATCATGAAGACTATCAATTACAACCAGTCAGGTTTCAAAGTTCAAGGAGACAGACTCGTTCTATCTAAGATAGGCGAGGTCAAAGTCCTCTTCCACAGACCGCTAGAAGGTGAGGTAACGGGGGTTATAATAAAGAGGGGTGCCACTGGTTGGTATGCCATCTTTCAAGTCGAGGTTGAAAAGAAGCCTTTAGAAAAAACTGGGAAAGTGGTCGGGATAGACCTAGGAGTTGAGAAACTCGTAACTACTTCAGACGGCATAGTGATAGAGAACCCCAGGGTCTTTGATAAGGTAGAGGGGAAGATAAAGATCTTGCAAAGGTCACTAACAAGGAAGAAGAGAGGATCAAGAAACTACGAGAAGACCAGAAAGAAATTAGTTAAGCTACATGAGCATGTGAAGAATTTGATGAGTGATTATATTCATAAGGTGACTTCGTGGCTTGTTGAACAATACGACGAGATATATATGGAAGGTCTTGATGTGAAGGAAATGGTTGAGAATAACGAAAGTAAGACTTTGAGGAAACATATTCTTCATTCCAACTTCTCCAAATTCATGAGCTACCTCTCCTACAAGGCTGAAAGAGCTGGTAGGAGGGTAGTGAAAGTAAACCCAGCGTACACTTCGAGGACGTGTGCTCGATGCGGATATGTAAAGAAAGACCTAACATTAGACGACCGTATATTCGTTTGCCCTAAATGTGGTTGGGTTGCAGATAGGGATTATAATGCTTCTCTAAATATTTTCCATGCGGGGTCGGGACTGCCCTTAAAGCCTGTGGACAGGAAACCTCTGCTATACATACCCTTCTCTGAGGGTGTGTATAGTAAGTTTCCTGGAAGAAGCAGGAAATCCCCATCGCGAGGTGGGGATGCCCCGTCCGTTAGGGCGGGGTAG
- a CDS encoding type II toxin-antitoxin system RelE family toxin: MAKKFSNLELLMLIFDKLDLLQENPFKYAIEKLGKDRYGNPMFSIEVTGDIRIIYSIDSKNCIVFILEIGSHKDVYGRG; encoded by the coding sequence GTGGCCAAGAAGTTCTCTAACTTAGAGCTATTAATGTTAATATTTGATAAGCTAGATTTATTACAAGAAAACCCTTTCAAATATGCCATAGAGAAGTTAGGAAAGGATAGGTACGGAAACCCTATGTTTTCAATAGAAGTTACGGGCGATATAAGAATAATTTACAGCATAGATTCAAAAAACTGTATAGTATTTATTTTGGAGATTGGGTCTCACAAGGACGTTTACGGTCGGGGTTGA